Within the Rhodococcus pseudokoreensis genome, the region CGGTCGGCGGATCGGGCCTGAACGTCGAGGCACTGCTGGCCGACTTCCCCGCTGCGGCACCGTTCGTGCCGTGGATCCTCAAGTACGCGGGCAAGTGCCCGGAGACCACACCCCCGATCGTCGCCGCGCAGATCCGCAACGAATCCGGCGGATTCCAGGTGAACGTCACCAACCCGAAATCCGGAGCGCAGGGACCGACACAGTTCATGCCCGCCACCTGGGCAACGAAGGGCATCGACGGCGACGGCGACGGCAAGGCCGACCCGTTCAGCATCGCCGACGCGGTCGCCTCGCAGGTCTCGTACGACTGCGAACTGGCTGACCTGGCGAAGAAGGACATGACCGCCGGCAAGGTCACCGGCGATATCACCGCGTTGATGCTCAGCTACTACAACTGTGGTCCCGGATCCTCCCAGTCCGCGGGCGGGGTGTGCCAGAACACCGAGACCCAGAACTACGTCACCGACATCCCGAAGTGGGCGCAGAAATGGTCGGCCGAAACAGGGTCGACCGGAGGCCCATTCGGGGAGCAAGTGCTCGCCGCCGCCCGCCGCTGGCTGGGCACCCCATACGCCTGGGGTGGCGGCGACGAGAACGGCCCGACCCGCGGGAAACAGGACGGCGGGGTCGCCGACAGCTTCGGCGACTTCAACAAGATCGGCTTCGACTGCTCCGGTCTGGTGATGTACGCGGTCGCGGCGGCGTCGGGTAAAGCGATCATCCTGCCGCATCAAGACCAGAGCCAGATCGATTCCCCGGCGGGCACCCCGGTCGCCAGCGCCGCGGATCTGCGGCCCGGCGACATCATCCAGCCGCACTCCGGCCACATCTTCATCTGGGTGGGCGACAACACCGTCATCGAAGCCCCCGAGTCCGGTGGCGTGGTCCAAGAACGGCACTGGGAGCCGCCCGCTTCCGGTCTGAGCGCAAAGAGGTTCGGATGAGCACCCGACACAGCACCCGCCCGGCCCTGTCAGCGGAGGGCCGAAACATCCACCCCGACAGGACAGGACGGCACCTGATGAGAAGTAGAGCCCTCACCGCGAGCGTGGCGGCGGTCACCGCATTCTGCGCATTGCTGGCAGGCTGCGGCGCCGACAAAGACACTGGGCAGGCTGTTCCGTCGCCCGCTGCGCCTGCCCAACAGTGGACCCCCGGCCCAACGGGCACCGCGGAGCGCACCGCGCCCCCCGTCCCGTCCACGCTGCCACCTCAGGTCGCTGACCTCGACCGCGCCGACGCCAGCGATGTCGCAGAGGCCGCACTGACCGTGTGGTTCACCTGGGACACCACGACTGATTCGGGCCCGAATGACGGATCGGTGCGCGCCACACCGCTGCTCGCGGCTGCACTCGCGCGCATGGTCGCGAGCGAGGTACCGGCTCAGGGACCAGGCGGGGACTGGCTGGGGTGGTCGGCGCAGCAGGCCCGGCTGGTACCGACCGTGTCCGCAAGCGCGGAGCCGGTTCCGCCGCAGACCGACGAGAAGGCATACCGCTCCTACGTGATCGATCAGGCGGTGACCATGCCCGACGGCACGGTGACCGATCACCGGCAGTCGGTCGTCGATGTGGTTCTCGCCCGCAACGGCGGCGGATGGGAGGTCTCTCGCGTCAGCCTCCGATGACTACCGACCTGCACGCCTTGCAACGCAAAGGACGAATCTGATGACCGATTCCATCTACCCAGCCGAACCACCGGTCGACCTGCGCTCGGCACGAAAGATCACCCCGCCGCCCCCAGCTGCGGAACCGGAATTCGAGAACCCGCACGCCGACGAGCCCGAGGTGTGGGCGCCGGCTGCCGGATCGGAACCGGAAGGCTCTGACCAGGACTATGTCTGGGACGAGGGAGACAGCGACAACCAGCAGGAACTTGCACCAGCAGTAGCCGCCCCGGCGTGGCATGAGGAGCTGTTGCCCACACCGCCCAACGCTGAAACTGATCCGGCGCGATGGGGTCGGCGCGGATGGTTCAACACCGTCAGCGGCGGGGCGTTGAAGCTGCGGCCCCGACCTGAGGAGGTCCTGCACCGTCGGGGCGTAGCCGCAGTGGGGCGGCCCTTGATCGGCGACCAGCTGATCATGGTCGCGAATCCGGATGGCGGCCAGGCCAAGACAGTGAGCGCGCTGATGCTGGGGAACACCTTCGCCACCTACCGGCGGTCGGGCCCCCCGGTGGTGTGGGACAACAACGAATCCGAGGGCACTCTGGGCCTGCGGGCGGCGTCGGCGGTACCGGCAACGTCCGTGTGGGATCTACTTGCCAGCTTCGGCGACCTGGCCGCCCCGCACGCGGCAGCTTCGGGACTCTCTCAGTTCCTCAGGCCGCAGCCGACCGGTGCGGAGGTACTCGCCTCCGACGATTCGGCCGACCGTTTCGATGAGATCGAGGGCGAGGACTGCGAAAAGATCTACTCGGTTCTGCGCCGATGGCGTGACCTAGTGATCGTCGACACGGGCAACAATCGGCGGTGCGAGAGCTGGGTGTGGACCGCACGAAACGCACATGTGCTGGTGATTCCGATCGTTTACGCCCTCGACGCGACAGTGGCTGTCCTGAAAATGGTCGAGTCACTCAAGCGGCTCGGGCTCGAGGACTTGGTTGCCAACGCGATCGTGGTTGGCACTCCGAACTCGGCCGGACCCGACCCGGAACTGCACGATCAGATCCACGAAATCCTCTCCAAGGTCGGCATCCGCAACTTCACGGACGTGCCTTTCGAGCCCGCCTTTCCCCGGGGCGGGCGCATCGACTACGACCGTCTCTCTGAGGAGACCCGGCGGGCGTGGGTGCGGGTGACCGCGATGACGGCAACCGTGCTCGCCGAATCAGCGCACCACGGGACTACCGCATCGACCACGGGCGACAGGCCCGCCACCGGCCCATTGGTGCGGGACCAGGAACAGCGCACCGGCAGGCCAGCACGCTTCGCTGAACTCGACCGGCACCTCGACCGGCACGTCGAGCAGGTTTACCGCGGTCCGGATCACGGTGAGCGCCGGCACCTCGCATGAATCCGATCGATCACCGAATTCTCTCCGACAGGAAGGCCCACTTCCCCATGGGAAACACGCTGAACGACAATCGCACCATCTTCATTCGCGGCCGCTGGGCGCGCCGCCTGACTGCGATCGCGCTGGTAGCCCTCGCCACAACGCTGATCGGGGGAGGGCCAGCGCAGGCCGCCACGACCATCCTCGCGGCCGAGAATCCCTTCGATGGGGTCACGCCCGATTTCTCGATCTTCGGTCTCCAGTTCACTCAGGCCTGGCAGAAGGTGCTGGGCGGCTTTTGGGGCATCGGTTTCGTGGTCACCGCGTTCTCCGCGATCCGGGCCACCGTGGCTTTGGCCCGTGCAAAGAAGGGCGGCTACGGCGTTCAGGTGGCCGAGCAGACCGAGGACGCGAAGTGGGCCGGGATCGCATTCGGGGCCCTGAGCATGCTCGGTGTCATTGTCGGCGGCGTCATCACAGTCTTCCAGTGACCGGGAGCCGAGCAATGTCGAACCTCGCTGATGCCGGCCCTCTCCCTACCGGAGGTCCTCAGCCGATCGGCGGCGTCCTGGTCTCAGAGTTCTTGACCTCGAACTGGCTATTCGTCTTCGGCGGAGTATGGGGCCTCGGTTTCGCCTACGTCGTGTTCTCCGCGATCCGGTGCACGGCGACTGTTGTCCGCGCGAAAAGGCGTGGCGACGAAGTCCCGATCGAGCTCACCGAGGACGCGAAGGGGGCCGGGATCGCAGTCGGGGCGATGAGCATGCTCGGTGTCCTCGTCGTCGGCCTCGCCACGATCATCGCGTAACAGCGACTCAACTACCCCTCTTTGCAGAAGGAGAAATGTTATGGCTAAGAACTTTTCGTCGGTCACCCCACAGTCCGTGTCGGGCAAAAAGACCCCAACCACGGCGCCCACTAACGGGAAGGTGGCGTCGGAACCAGCCTCGACGGGACGCGGCTCCGGTCGCCGAAAGCAGCTGGTGTACGGCCTCGGTGCGGTCATACTCGTGGCCCTCGTCGTGCTGATGGTCGGCCTGCTCACCCGCGGGGGCGACGATGAGCAGGGCGGCACGCCGCAAGCACCGCACGGCCCGTCGCAGATCGTCGACGGAGTCCCTTCGGGCTACACCCGGGACAAGGGCGGTGCAGCGACGGCCGCGGTGAACTTCCTGCAGGCCGACGACAAGGCCATGGCCGGCCAGTTGAACATCGCCAACGTGGAAAAGGCTCTCGTGGCCGAGAACCCGAGCCCGAAGCTGGTCTCGATCCTCGACAGCGCGCGGGATAGGCAGGTCACCGGTGACACTTTCACCACTTTGCCCGCGACCGTGACGGTGCGGTCGCTGTCTGCCGATGCCGCAGACGTGTCGGTATGGGCTCTGGGCTCCGGGTCACTGAACTCCAACGCCGCGGGCGACAAGGCCAGCGTTGCAACGTGGGGCACGGCCGACCTGCATCTCGTGTGGGCGGACGGGGACTGGAAAGTGCAGGACTACGCCTTCCGCGTCGGTCCCCAGCCTGGCCAGGAGACCACGTCGTCCTCGGATTCCTCGCAGATCGAGTCCGGCTACTACAGCTTCTTCGTCAACTAGGGGAGGGGACGGCAATGGTTCGTCGTGGACTGCTGGTGGCGCTGATCTCGGCGTTGCTGATGCTCGTGGGCGGCGGTGTGGCCTCCGCACTCTGCGCCCCGCCGAGTGGGAACTCGGGGGGCGGGGCCGCAGCCGCACCGGTCGATGGGGCGTCACTGCCACAGGGATTCCCGGCGGACCTTCGCCAGTTCGTGGCCGGCACGGACGAATTCCGGGCCGGGCCGTGGTTCTCTGGCCCGTGTGCAAGTAAGGGCGGCGACCTGGGCGCATACATCAATACCGCGTTCGGGCAGGAGGACCGGCTGTTGTGGTGGTCCGATCCGGAGAACCAGAACAGCGGCGTCGAACCGGCGCACGGCGACCTGCCGCGGGTCTTCCCGTATGACGACACCGCGTACAAGATGCCCGAGGGCACGTGCGCGGACGATGTGAAGTCCTGGGCGACCCCGTCGTCGTCGAACCCGTGGGGGTTCACCTGGGCGACCGAGCCGGACCGGGCTTCGGTCGATGCGATGGTCGCCTCGGCCGCCGAACGCGGTGACGTCCCCCCTCAGGCATGGTCGACGCCCTGCAAGATGGACGGCGACAAGACCGGGATGTTCTGTGCCCACGCGTTCTTCGTCGACTGCTCCAAGACCGACGGGTTCAACTCCAGTAGCCAGTGCCAAGGCTGGAACCGCGCAGTGGGAACACTGTTCGGGGGCACGGCGAACTGGATCAATCAGAACACCTCGTTCGCTGACGTGCTCGGTGATCGGTTCACCAGCACCGACATGTTTCAGGCCGGCAAATGGGTGCTCAACTTCGACATGGCGCTGGCCAAGGGCGTGATCAATGCGGCCGGCGGAATGGTCGACTTCGCGACGAACCCCTCGGGGTTCGCCGGGAAGTGGGCCAACGATTTCAAAGCCGGAGCCGTGGACATGTCGACCAAGACACTCGAGTCGATGACGTGCTCGCATTCCTTCGACCCGACCGCACCGTGGTTCCGCTCGCTGTACGCGACGTCGATGGCATTCGGGTTCCTGGTGATGGCAATCATGGCGGTCGCCACGGTTGTGCGGTCCGGTCACAAAGGTTCGCCGAAAGAGCTGGCGGAGTCGTTGTTCCAGTATCTGCCGATCTCAATTTTCGTTGCCACCTTCGTACCCGGGCTGGCGTGGTTCATCCTGAGCATCACCGAAGCCGGTGCCGACGTCCTCGCCGGCCTCCTGGGCCAGTCGACCGGCACGATCGTCGCCAACGTCAACACCTTCGGTGGGGCGACGGCCGACAACTTCTTCGGCGGCGCTGTCGGCGGAATGATCCTGTTCTTGGGTCTCGTCGTCGCCGCGC harbors:
- a CDS encoding MinD/ParA family ATP-binding protein is translated as MTDSIYPAEPPVDLRSARKITPPPPAAEPEFENPHADEPEVWAPAAGSEPEGSDQDYVWDEGDSDNQQELAPAVAAPAWHEELLPTPPNAETDPARWGRRGWFNTVSGGALKLRPRPEEVLHRRGVAAVGRPLIGDQLIMVANPDGGQAKTVSALMLGNTFATYRRSGPPVVWDNNESEGTLGLRAASAVPATSVWDLLASFGDLAAPHAAASGLSQFLRPQPTGAEVLASDDSADRFDEIEGEDCEKIYSVLRRWRDLVIVDTGNNRRCESWVWTARNAHVLVIPIVYALDATVAVLKMVESLKRLGLEDLVANAIVVGTPNSAGPDPELHDQIHEILSKVGIRNFTDVPFEPAFPRGGRIDYDRLSEETRRAWVRVTAMTATVLAESAHHGTTASTTGDRPATGPLVRDQEQRTGRPARFAELDRHLDRHVEQVYRGPDHGERRHLA
- a CDS encoding peptidoglycan DD-metalloendopeptidase family protein → MTWKAFVAVVAAIAAGLFGLIVLGSGSDPAETNCLPAPGRGAPTAPGSVVFPMREGTYQVSSPYGPRDGDLHEGTDFAAPLGTPIYAAADGTVAVAGPASGFGQWIVLDSTVNGQPISTVYGHMAPDGVLVKTGDKVTAGQQIAAVGNGGTSTGPHLHFEVWQGSRITGGESTDPIPWLSRATEPTGTIESPVRLAAAISPAPSSGVGCGRPVGGSGLNVEALLADFPAAAPFVPWILKYAGKCPETTPPIVAAQIRNESGGFQVNVTNPKSGAQGPTQFMPATWATKGIDGDGDGKADPFSIADAVASQVSYDCELADLAKKDMTAGKVTGDITALMLSYYNCGPGSSQSAGGVCQNTETQNYVTDIPKWAQKWSAETGSTGGPFGEQVLAAARRWLGTPYAWGGGDENGPTRGKQDGGVADSFGDFNKIGFDCSGLVMYAVAAASGKAIILPHQDQSQIDSPAGTPVASAADLRPGDIIQPHSGHIFIWVGDNTVIEAPESGGVVQERHWEPPASGLSAKRFG